In the genome of Mesorhizobium sp. 113-3-3, the window CCCGCCACCACGCGGGCATCGGGCTTACGAAGTATCGCGTCAAATTTGCTTGTAAGAGCACTATCCTGGGTTGCAATTGGTGCGTCGTGCAGCCGACATCAGCCAGCGCGTAAATGCGTTCACCTGCGGGTTGACGTCGCCGGCCGCGCTCACCACAAAATAACTGTTATGCGTCTTCAAGGCCTTGTCGCTCAGCGGGATCAAAATTCCGTACTCGAGTTCCGGTTCGATCAGATATTTGGGTAGAAGAGCTGCGCCAAGGGAGGACGCCGCGGCCGAAATGATCATGGAAAACTGATCGAAATGTCGGCCGCTCAGCAGCCGCCTGTCGCGGATCCCATTCATGGCAAACCAATCAATCCAAGCGCTCTCGCGAGTAATGAGGTGCAGAAGAGGAGCCTCCACTAGTCGAGCCGGCTCGGTTGGCAAGTGCGTGTCGCGGAATTTGGGGGATGCTACCGGCAGCATTTCCTCATCGAACAGCTTGGTCATACGTGCGTCTGGCCAGTCAGCCTTTCCGAAATGGATCGCGACATCGAAGCGCTCTCGCGTGAGATCGAATGGCAGAGTGCGGGTCTCCAGCCTAATTTCGATGTTGGGATGATCATTCAGAAAGGTCGCTAATCTCGGGATCAGCCAACGACTGGCAAATGTTGGCAGGATGCCGATGCGCAATGTCGAAATTCGCTCGCCGACTGCAATCGCCCGCACCACCGATTGCCTGAGATTCTCGAGATCGATCGCCAGATCCGCGGCAAACCGCCTGCCACTCTCGGTTAAGATGACGCGTCGTCCAACCCGCCTGAACAAGGTCGCGCCGATCATGTCTTCAAGGTCTTTGACTTGTCGGCTGACTGCGCTTTGCGTGAGATGAAGTTCTTCCGCCGCCTGGGTAAAGCTTTCGTGCCGCGCAGCGCACTCGAAGCTGCGCAACAGAGCATAGGAAGGCAGATTATGATGACCCACCGAATGCACGGCTTAGCACCTTTTGTGAGCGGAACTCATGCTTCGTATCTATTACGTTCGCCCGGTTCATTTCAACGGGCATCTCCTCCAGGCATTCGGTGGTGACGAGACACTGATCCGGCGCGTGCACTTCTATCGTTGGAATCGCGTCGACAGGGTGACCGACGGCTGCGTTTTCTCGATGCCATCGACCTCGCCAATCACGTCGATTGATCGATGACCCGCGAACACGGGTGGGCGCCTCGTCGCCCAGGGGACGGCCTGCTCCAGGTCGCGGGCGACGCGAACCAGGGTCGCCTCGTCGCCGAAGCGACCGACGATCTGGACGCCGATAGGCAGGTCGTCGCCGGCATGGAAGAGCGGTAGCGAAACCGAGGGTTGACCGGTGACGTTGAAGACCCCCTGGTATTGATAGAGGGACATGTAGGTATCCCGGAACTGATCGATCGTGACGCCTCCGTTGATCGTAGTGCTGGTACTGTGAGGGAGCGCCGTGCAAGGCATGGTGGGGGTCAGCAGGACGTCGAAGCCTTCGGTCGCATGGCCCACATCGGCGCGGACCTTGCGCATGGCCTCGAACACTTCAGCAGCGTACGAGAGCGGCAGCCGCTTGGCCGCCCGATAGAATTCGAGATTGATGGGGTCCACGGTCTGCTCGTCGACAGTCCGGCCGACCGCACGCGCGGCGTCATCGAGCGACGCAATCCACATGACACACGCGCCGGCCTCGAGCTTACGCATGTCGGCTAGGACGTAGGGCGAGGCCATCTCCTCAACGAGATGGCCCATCGCTTCAAGGGATTTCGCAGTCCACTCGACCGCCTCGCGGATCTCCGGTTCGACCTTCCTCTCGCCCCATGGCGAGGTTGCGACGCCGATCCGCAGGCGGCCGGTCGGGCGGTCAAGCTCCTCTACATAGGGCCGTTCGGGTGGCGCGATAACGAACGGATCGCCCGGATGGGCGCCGCTGAAGACATCGAGTGCCGCCGCCATATCTCGGACGCTGCGGCAGACCACGAACGAGCGGCCCAGGCCGTAGCCGGGATCCTGCTGATCCGGACCGCCGGAGATGCGGCCGCGCGAGGGGTTCAGCCCGACCACGCCACAGAAGGCCGCCGGTGTGCGGGTTGACCCGAGGCCGTCGCTGGCGCTGGCCATCGGCACGATGCCGGCGGCGACAGCAGCCGCCGACCCGGACGAAGAGCCGCCAGCCGTTCGGTCCAACTGCCACGGATTGCGCGTAATCCCGCAAGCCAAGGATTCGCTCATACGCGCCATCCCGACCCCGAACTCAGGTGTGGTGGTGCGGCCCACGATGCGCAGCCCCGCGGCCCGCGCACGCCCCATGAAATAGCTCTCGACAGTGGAGAGATAGCCCCGAAGGAGTCGGCTTCCCTGCTCCTGGAGCCGGCCGGCCTCGCTCGCACCTAAGTCCTTGCGCAAGAAAGGCACCCCGGAGAACGATCCGCTGTCCGAGCCGGGCACCGACTCGGCGTCCTCGTAGAACTCAACGACTGCGTTGATCGTCGGGTTGATCTGGTCGTGCGCCTCGCGCGCGAGGCGGATGAGCTCCACGGCGGTGACGTCGCGCCTGCGGACCAGT includes:
- a CDS encoding amidase, encoding MNLDEYVGRDATALAELVRRRDVTAVELIRLAREAHDQINPTINAVVEFYEDAESVPGSDSGSFSGVPFLRKDLGASEAGRLQEQGSRLLRGYLSTVESYFMGRARAAGLRIVGRTTTPEFGVGMARMSESLACGITRNPWQLDRTAGGSSSGSAAAVAAGIVPMASASDGLGSTRTPAAFCGVVGLNPSRGRISGGPDQQDPGYGLGRSFVVCRSVRDMAAALDVFSGAHPGDPFVIAPPERPYVEELDRPTGRLRIGVATSPWGERKVEPEIREAVEWTAKSLEAMGHLVEEMASPYVLADMRKLEAGACVMWIASLDDAARAVGRTVDEQTVDPINLEFYRAAKRLPLSYAAEVFEAMRKVRADVGHATEGFDVLLTPTMPCTALPHSTSTTINGGVTIDQFRDTYMSLYQYQGVFNVTGQPSVSLPLFHAGDDLPIGVQIVGRFGDEATLVRVARDLEQAVPWATRRPPVFAGHRSIDVIGEVDGIEKTQPSVTLSTRFQR
- a CDS encoding LysR substrate-binding domain-containing protein; translated protein: MHSVGHHNLPSYALLRSFECAARHESFTQAAEELHLTQSAVSRQVKDLEDMIGATLFRRVGRRVILTESGRRFAADLAIDLENLRQSVVRAIAVGERISTLRIGILPTFASRWLIPRLATFLNDHPNIEIRLETRTLPFDLTRERFDVAIHFGKADWPDARMTKLFDEEMLPVASPKFRDTHLPTEPARLVEAPLLHLITRESAWIDWFAMNGIRDRRLLSGRHFDQFSMIISAAASSLGAALLPKYLIEPELEYGILIPLSDKALKTHNSYFVVSAAGDVNPQVNAFTRWLMSAARRTNCNPG